A genomic window from Leptospira andrefontaineae includes:
- the gyrA gene encoding DNA gyrase subunit A has protein sequence MSEELENETKTLGFSLSSRPDIGDALKNGVRVIPVEIEDQMKEAYLGYAMSVIVGRALPDVRDGLKPVHRRILHAMNERAWRSDRPYVKCAKIVGEVLGNYHPHGDSSVYDALVRMVQEFSLRVPLIDGQGNYGSIDGDNPAAYRYTEARLAKVAEELLRDIEKETVNFSPNFDDTKQQPDVLPANFPNLLVNGSSGIAVGMATNIPPHNLKETIEAVITVIKNPDVSISELLKIMPGPDFPTGGTIIGGEGLLSAYHSGKGSIRIRSKVEIEENKKGREVIVVTEIPYQVNKKTLLERIGELVNEKQVEGISEILDLSDRKGIRVEIHIKKDANAQVILNQLLKLTQLQVSYGITMLAILDNKPKIFNIKEILVAYSIHRKEVIVRRTQFDLDKAEKRAHILEGLKIALENIEEVIKVIRASKNAAEAKEQLMARFVLSDVQADAILEMRLQRLTSLEVQKVIDELEEVRALIMDLKDILAKPERVSDIVCTELAEVSEKFGNKRKTDISLESVESSTFNAEDLIADEEVVLQITYDQFIKRLPLDTFKRQRRGGKGIQGLSQKREDVVKIMKTAMTHDNVMFFSNIGKVYMMKAYELPQASKEARGKSLKAIIGLGENETVSAIFTFKEEDKGKDLLLVTKNGFIKRVELSEFGNVKKSGIIAIGLRDGDQLIEVISVIKGDNVMIFSANGLALRIEMDTIRAQGRTAQGVTGMRLSKEDAIVGLSKVVEGDDLFVISENGYGKRLGFEEFGTKGRGGKGMAFLKVGEKNGAAVAVSSVGEEDEIILVTQQGMVIRTEANQISKMGRTAVGVRVVDIKDNDRVQDCTVIRESKEK, from the coding sequence ATGAGCGAAGAGCTAGAGAACGAAACAAAAACTTTAGGATTCAGTCTTTCTTCTCGTCCTGATATTGGTGATGCATTGAAGAATGGCGTCAGGGTAATTCCTGTCGAAATTGAAGACCAAATGAAAGAAGCCTACCTTGGTTATGCGATGAGCGTAATTGTAGGAAGAGCTTTGCCTGACGTCAGAGACGGTTTAAAGCCGGTCCACAGACGTATTTTGCATGCAATGAATGAAAGGGCCTGGAGAAGTGACCGCCCTTACGTTAAATGTGCAAAAATCGTCGGAGAAGTATTAGGTAATTATCACCCACATGGAGATAGCTCCGTATACGATGCATTAGTTCGTATGGTCCAAGAATTTTCTCTTCGAGTTCCTCTCATTGATGGGCAAGGAAACTACGGATCAATTGACGGAGATAACCCTGCAGCATATCGATATACCGAAGCAAGACTTGCAAAAGTTGCGGAAGAACTTTTAAGAGATATTGAAAAGGAAACTGTAAACTTTTCCCCTAACTTCGATGATACAAAACAGCAGCCGGATGTACTTCCTGCAAACTTTCCTAACTTATTAGTAAACGGTTCTTCCGGAATTGCAGTGGGAATGGCTACAAACATTCCTCCTCATAACTTAAAAGAAACGATCGAAGCTGTTATCACGGTAATTAAAAATCCTGACGTAAGTATATCAGAACTTCTTAAAATAATGCCGGGTCCGGACTTTCCAACGGGCGGAACGATTATAGGCGGAGAAGGTTTATTATCGGCATATCACTCCGGTAAAGGTTCCATTCGGATCCGTTCAAAAGTAGAAATAGAAGAGAATAAAAAAGGCAGAGAAGTAATCGTAGTTACCGAAATTCCTTACCAAGTAAATAAAAAAACTCTTCTCGAAAGAATCGGCGAGCTTGTTAACGAAAAACAAGTCGAAGGAATTTCTGAAATTTTAGATCTATCCGATAGAAAAGGGATCAGGGTAGAGATCCATATTAAAAAAGATGCAAATGCTCAAGTGATCTTGAATCAACTTCTAAAACTTACTCAACTGCAAGTAAGTTACGGGATCACAATGCTTGCGATCTTGGATAATAAACCTAAGATCTTTAATATTAAAGAGATCCTGGTTGCTTATTCGATTCACAGAAAAGAAGTAATTGTTCGCAGAACCCAATTTGATCTAGATAAGGCCGAAAAACGTGCTCATATCTTAGAAGGATTGAAGATTGCTCTCGAGAATATCGAAGAAGTGATTAAAGTAATCCGCGCATCTAAAAATGCTGCGGAAGCAAAAGAACAATTGATGGCTCGATTCGTTCTTTCAGATGTCCAAGCTGATGCGATCCTGGAGATGAGACTGCAAAGATTAACTTCTTTGGAAGTCCAAAAAGTAATCGATGAGTTGGAAGAAGTTCGAGCTCTAATTATGGATCTGAAAGATATTCTCGCAAAACCTGAAAGAGTGTCTGACATAGTTTGCACCGAATTGGCCGAAGTTTCTGAAAAATTCGGAAACAAAAGAAAGACGGATATTAGTTTAGAAAGTGTAGAATCTTCTACTTTCAACGCGGAAGATCTGATCGCCGACGAAGAAGTTGTATTACAAATTACTTATGACCAATTCATAAAAAGACTTCCTCTCGATACTTTCAAAAGACAGAGACGTGGCGGAAAAGGGATCCAAGGACTTTCTCAGAAAAGAGAAGACGTGGTCAAGATCATGAAAACCGCTATGACCCACGATAATGTGATGTTCTTCTCCAATATCGGAAAAGTCTATATGATGAAGGCTTACGAACTTCCTCAAGCTTCGAAAGAAGCCAGAGGAAAATCCTTAAAGGCAATCATCGGTCTTGGAGAGAACGAGACTGTTTCTGCGATCTTCACATTCAAAGAAGAAGACAAAGGAAAAGATCTGCTTCTTGTTACCAAGAACGGATTTATCAAAAGAGTAGAATTATCCGAATTCGGTAATGTTAAGAAATCAGGTATCATTGCGATCGGTCTTAGAGATGGAGATCAACTTATTGAAGTAATCTCTGTCATAAAAGGAGATAATGTTATGATCTTCTCCGCTAACGGACTTGCACTTAGAATTGAAATGGATACAATCCGTGCTCAAGGAAGAACCGCCCAAGGTGTAACGGGGATGAGACTTTCCAAAGAAGATGCAATAGTGGGGCTTTCTAAAGTTGTAGAAGGTGACGATCTATTCGTGATCTCTGAAAATGGTTACGGAAAACGCCTAGGCTTTGAAGAGTTTGGGACCAAAGGAAGAGGAGGCAAAGGAATGGCCTTCTTGAAAGTGGGAGAGAAAAACGGTGCAGCTGTAGCGGTAAGTTCCGTGGGAGAAGAAGATGAGATTATCTTAGTCACCCAGCAAGGAATGGTCATCAGAACAGAAGCAAACCAAATCTCCAAAATGGGAAGAACTGCGGTAGGAGTCAGAGTCGTAGACATCAAGGACAATGATAGGGTCCAAGATTGTACCGTGATTCGTGAAAGCAAAGAAAAATGA
- the dusB gene encoding tRNA dihydrouridine synthase DusB, with protein MIRIGSVEIPGWLAMSPMAGISDSPTRTMARRYGSAFSYTEFVSTDSLAVGSKKALSLLRFREEERPITFQIFGNKLEIIVDAAKRIRELNPDIIDLNMGCPARNVSMRGSGVGLLRKPVYAGKIIEEMRKALDIPVTAKIRLGWDDSSRNYMEVSRILEESGVMAISVHGRTREMGYSGKADWDAIADIKSERKVPIFGNGDVSSYEEAVRRKEESKVDGVLVGRNSIGNPWIFSNIKKENLSFEEIVSTTLNHLQLMRETFGDKYGLILLRKHLVRYIQSRKEVESKRLELLKMEDPEKLIQILHEAQNSLSLVS; from the coding sequence ATGATCCGCATCGGTTCTGTCGAAATTCCCGGTTGGTTGGCCATGTCGCCGATGGCCGGGATCAGTGATAGCCCGACAAGAACCATGGCGCGCAGATATGGATCTGCATTTTCCTACACTGAATTTGTCTCCACCGATAGTTTAGCAGTCGGATCTAAAAAAGCATTATCTCTATTACGTTTTCGTGAAGAAGAAAGACCGATAACTTTCCAGATCTTCGGCAACAAACTTGAAATCATCGTAGATGCTGCCAAAAGGATCCGCGAATTAAATCCAGACATTATAGACTTAAATATGGGCTGCCCTGCTCGAAATGTTTCCATGCGTGGCTCCGGTGTGGGACTTCTCCGCAAACCTGTATATGCGGGAAAGATAATAGAAGAAATGAGAAAGGCACTGGATATACCGGTGACCGCAAAGATCCGCTTAGGCTGGGATGATTCTTCCCGAAATTATATGGAAGTCTCCCGGATTTTAGAAGAATCCGGGGTAATGGCAATCTCAGTTCACGGAAGAACCCGTGAAATGGGATATTCTGGAAAAGCAGATTGGGATGCGATCGCAGATATCAAGTCGGAAAGAAAAGTCCCTATCTTTGGAAACGGAGACGTAAGCAGTTACGAAGAAGCAGTTCGCAGAAAAGAGGAATCTAAAGTAGACGGGGTTTTGGTAGGTAGGAATTCGATCGGTAACCCTTGGATATTCTCTAATATCAAAAAAGAAAATTTAAGTTTCGAGGAAATCGTATCTACGACCTTAAATCATTTGCAGTTGATGCGAGAAACCTTCGGGGATAAGTACGGTTTAATCCTTCTTAGAAAACATTTGGTGCGTTATATACAATCTCGAAAAGAAGTGGAATCTAAACGTCTGGAACTTCTCAAAATGGAAGATCCAGAAAAGTTGATTCAAATACTGCACGAGGCCCAAAACAGTTTGAGTCTTGTTTCTTAA
- the lenA gene encoding lipoprotein LenA: protein MRAIALIFTILALLACDKKKEETPIAQIVGTKYSGGDQYVYKKPGTKEKSEQVTLVYENEEVNGLEIVPFEFTDAKGNKTVTDYLKLKTVDGKEGFALLKNFYDAVLFVVGDGDTAFAKNSLTSPSKGKLEKGMSCFESEASGEFSKVRCSGSILKGGKLNNLHDIWIQPVSSNISRDPLLGDSVRNLKAASLKLIELNKTTDLAKQEELKKGATAALKTVFEKGDIFQESVNSLATEFGLTLSEQQPTE from the coding sequence ATGAGAGCCATTGCACTCATATTCACCATACTTGCATTACTCGCTTGCGATAAAAAGAAAGAAGAAACCCCGATTGCACAGATCGTAGGAACAAAATATTCCGGCGGCGACCAATACGTTTATAAAAAGCCGGGAACTAAAGAAAAATCGGAACAAGTTACTTTAGTTTACGAAAACGAAGAAGTTAACGGACTAGAAATCGTTCCTTTCGAATTTACGGATGCTAAAGGGAATAAAACAGTAACCGATTATCTAAAATTGAAAACAGTAGACGGAAAAGAAGGTTTCGCTCTTCTCAAAAACTTTTATGATGCAGTTCTATTTGTTGTAGGAGATGGGGATACAGCGTTTGCAAAAAATTCTCTTACTTCTCCATCTAAAGGTAAGCTAGAAAAGGGAATGTCCTGCTTTGAATCCGAAGCTAGCGGTGAGTTTTCCAAGGTTCGCTGTAGCGGTTCCATCTTGAAAGGTGGAAAGTTAAACAACCTGCATGATATTTGGATCCAACCAGTTTCCTCTAATATTTCCAGAGATCCTCTTTTGGGGGATAGTGTTAGAAATCTGAAAGCAGCTAGTTTAAAATTGATCGAACTCAATAAAACGACTGATCTTGCCAAACAGGAAGAATTGAAGAAGGGAGCAACCGCTGCTTTGAAAACAGTTTTCGAGAAAGGAGATATTTTTCAGGAATCTGTGAATTCTCTTGCGACTGAGTTCGGCTTAACTCTTTCCGAACAACAACCAACAGAATAA
- a CDS encoding lipoprotein LipL21 → MNIKKVFVIIVSIVSLTFCGANAARKDAISVIYDVWSFEGWGGPPEQRNDGKTPKDTSPKDYYYMKFASRASAKAVAKKNRVMIQSTCREAARLQGTPDLIRKMQSEHHTTEKFSSNESRQGLTTDCNPSMSASLSQSIKVYECKAIGPGSDPADVSKDNWEECQCVIYAKFPGGRDALVAKAQEIGK, encoded by the coding sequence ATGAATATTAAGAAAGTATTCGTTATTATCGTGTCTATTGTATCACTTACCTTTTGCGGAGCAAATGCTGCTCGAAAAGATGCTATATCTGTCATTTATGACGTATGGTCTTTCGAAGGCTGGGGTGGACCACCTGAGCAAAGAAATGATGGTAAAACTCCAAAAGATACAAGTCCTAAAGACTATTATTACATGAAGTTCGCTTCCCGCGCATCTGCTAAAGCTGTTGCGAAGAAAAATCGTGTGATGATTCAATCCACTTGCCGAGAAGCCGCGCGCCTACAAGGCACTCCTGACTTAATTAGGAAAATGCAAAGTGAACATCACACTACAGAGAAGTTCTCCTCTAACGAATCCCGTCAAGGGTTAACTACCGATTGTAACCCTTCTATGTCTGCATCACTCAGTCAAAGTATAAAAGTTTACGAATGTAAAGCTATTGGTCCGGGTTCAGATCCAGCAGATGTTTCAAAAGACAACTGGGAAGAATGCCAGTGTGTTATTTACGCTAAATTTCCAGGTGGACGCGACGCTCTCGTAGCTAAAGCTCAAGAAATCGGTAAATAA
- a CDS encoding lipoprotein LipL21 — translation MIKKVIVIALSAALLTYCGANTAQKDATSVGDGGWSFEGWGGPPEQRNDGKTPRDTNPKDYYYMKFASRASAKAVAKKSLAMMQSTCREASRLQGASDVVKKMVGETVESASGVSDGEATASVIVGTSAGIVKGVGVYECKATGPGSDPADVSKDNWEECQCVIYAKFPGGRDALVAKAQEIGK, via the coding sequence ATGATCAAGAAAGTAATCGTTATTGCACTGTCTGCTGCATTACTTACCTACTGCGGAGCTAATACCGCTCAAAAAGATGCTACTTCCGTTGGTGACGGAGGATGGTCTTTCGAAGGCTGGGGTGGACCACCTGAGCAAAGAAACGACGGTAAAACTCCAAGAGATACCAATCCTAAAGACTATTATTACATGAAGTTCGCTTCTCGCGCATCTGCTAAAGCTGTTGCGAAGAAAAGTCTCGCTATGATGCAATCTACTTGCCGCGAAGCTTCTCGCTTACAAGGCGCTTCCGACGTAGTTAAGAAAATGGTTGGTGAAACTGTTGAATCAGCATCCGGAGTTTCCGACGGTGAAGCAACTGCTTCCGTTATCGTTGGTACTTCTGCAGGTATCGTTAAAGGAGTAGGAGTTTACGAGTGTAAAGCTACTGGTCCAGGTTCCGATCCAGCAGATGTTTCTAAAGACAACTGGGAAGAATGCCAGTGTGTTATTTACGCTAAATTTCCAGGTGGACGCGACGCTCTCGTAGCTAAAGCTCAAGAAATCGGTAAATAA
- a CDS encoding LIC10012 family protein, with amino-acid sequence MSKNFRNYLFVLLTLAASDAIATTVVFLPGNWEGQAPQSLEGTGEKPYELAKLGQFYATRIYSLEIKEQLSPNSDPEIKDFLIPQISREKFKQTCSRLKPDYVVRDQLAIEEKIRIDRSVYDCNLSKMEEYSIIGRKDLFETLEKLTKDSFPLVPKKKIKEYSREPVKAAKSQIIVLDSSYSYAPERKEFMSQLEAISWQPETKFRLVVFSENGSKVFPESSRSEFIKQWKDFKSEGKSNTQDLTNALLRLRRILSSEDSPGKKKERMISILTNAKSSNSIAGYGAAIEGLSQIGAKVSILYSSYAGPEARREHKEAAKRGAEFREVSYFQKIVTPRDSKTLVFKEGKLYSTGASPDPKMKIEDSSFEKVEFAGKYSLGEFLNPWSLGSIYEEVKKEKILTSEPVRSNFASLFSSSVSEASNSEYFGNFPKVLVKSGSKAFWIRVPNLSGFSEGKKGVWAVTFLSSSFSSEGVEVIPDSLERYTFSTAKILECDPSVARNYLRNTEKFKFDCLVKGEILEVSQP; translated from the coding sequence TTGTCAAAAAATTTCCGAAATTATCTTTTTGTTCTGCTAACCCTGGCGGCTAGCGACGCAATAGCGACGACAGTTGTATTTCTTCCTGGAAATTGGGAAGGACAAGCTCCTCAATCTTTAGAAGGAACTGGAGAAAAGCCTTACGAGTTGGCAAAATTAGGACAGTTCTATGCGACCAGGATCTATTCTCTTGAGATAAAAGAGCAACTCTCTCCAAATTCAGATCCAGAAATAAAAGATTTTCTAATCCCTCAGATATCTAGAGAGAAATTTAAACAAACTTGCTCTAGGCTTAAACCGGATTATGTAGTTCGAGACCAATTAGCTATCGAAGAAAAGATCAGGATCGATCGCTCTGTGTACGATTGTAATCTTTCTAAAATGGAAGAATATTCCATCATAGGCAGAAAGGATCTGTTCGAGACTTTAGAGAAGTTGACCAAGGATTCTTTTCCTTTGGTTCCCAAGAAAAAAATAAAAGAATATTCCAGAGAACCGGTTAAAGCCGCGAAATCACAGATCATCGTACTTGATTCTTCTTATTCTTATGCGCCTGAAAGAAAAGAATTTATGTCGCAATTGGAAGCGATCTCTTGGCAACCCGAAACAAAATTTCGTTTAGTTGTTTTTAGTGAGAATGGCTCCAAAGTTTTTCCTGAATCTAGTCGTTCAGAATTCATCAAACAATGGAAGGATTTTAAATCAGAAGGAAAATCCAATACCCAAGATCTTACAAATGCACTTCTTCGATTAAGAAGGATTCTAAGTTCGGAAGATTCTCCAGGAAAGAAGAAGGAAAGGATGATCAGCATTCTGACTAATGCTAAGTCTTCTAATTCAATTGCAGGATACGGTGCAGCGATCGAGGGTTTGAGTCAGATAGGAGCGAAAGTTTCCATTCTATATTCTTCTTATGCCGGGCCGGAGGCACGTAGGGAACATAAAGAAGCCGCAAAAAGAGGAGCAGAATTCAGAGAAGTTTCTTATTTCCAGAAAATTGTAACTCCGAGAGATTCTAAAACTCTCGTATTCAAAGAGGGAAAATTATACAGCACCGGAGCTTCCCCAGATCCAAAAATGAAAATTGAGGATTCTTCTTTCGAAAAAGTGGAATTCGCAGGTAAGTATTCCTTGGGAGAATTCTTAAATCCATGGAGTTTAGGGAGTATTTATGAAGAAGTGAAGAAGGAAAAGATCCTCACTTCTGAGCCTGTTCGCAGTAATTTTGCATCTTTATTCTCTTCTTCCGTAAGTGAAGCTTCCAATTCAGAATATTTCGGAAATTTTCCGAAGGTTTTAGTCAAATCAGGGTCTAAGGCATTCTGGATCCGAGTTCCGAACCTATCCGGATTTTCAGAAGGAAAAAAAGGAGTATGGGCGGTTACGTTTCTTTCATCCTCTTTTTCGTCGGAGGGGGTCGAAGTAATACCGGATTCGTTAGAACGATATACTTTCTCTACTGCTAAAATTTTAGAATGTGATCCTTCCGTTGCTCGAAATTATTTAAGAAATACGGAAAAATTCAAATTCGATTGTTTAGTAAAGGGAGAGATCCTGGAAGTTTCTCAGCCGTAG
- a CDS encoding helix-turn-helix domain-containing protein — protein MEESNFIALSPSTRKILDRMKQAVSSDLPILFLGESGTGKSYLGYLFHSFCKDRFPQYQVFDFSVSESEEETSEIFSKLDGKAGVTIFLEAFSNLNPSFQVQLLQKIRNEKGKNRYLLSDQPDLTEKVKSGRLQESLMTEIQTLQVKIPMLRERKEDIPPLTRFFLDLIGKRYNRKNIKISEKLGKFLLEYDYPGNLHQLKNLLEAMVSMHNVKTLDTKHLPPELFETGYKQNDNLTVRTGIPLRDYEREIIRRNLILVNGNREKAARILGISERTIYRKITEFELFDSEDGKNLPSS, from the coding sequence ATGGAAGAATCTAATTTTATTGCATTATCCCCTTCTACCCGTAAAATTCTGGACCGCATGAAACAAGCGGTCTCTTCCGATTTACCTATCTTGTTTTTAGGAGAATCGGGAACCGGAAAAAGTTATTTAGGATATCTGTTTCATTCCTTCTGCAAAGATAGGTTTCCACAATATCAGGTTTTTGATTTTTCCGTTTCCGAGTCGGAAGAAGAAACCTCTGAGATCTTTTCCAAGTTAGACGGGAAAGCTGGGGTTACGATTTTTTTAGAAGCCTTCTCAAATTTGAATCCTAGTTTTCAAGTGCAACTTTTACAAAAGATACGGAATGAAAAAGGTAAGAATAGATACTTACTTTCTGATCAACCCGATCTTACTGAAAAAGTAAAATCCGGTAGATTGCAGGAATCACTGATGACAGAGATACAAACTCTTCAGGTGAAAATTCCTATGTTAAGAGAAAGAAAGGAAGATATTCCGCCGCTGACCCGATTCTTTCTGGATCTGATTGGTAAAAGGTATAATCGGAAGAATATTAAAATTTCGGAAAAGTTAGGAAAGTTCCTACTGGAGTATGATTATCCGGGTAATCTTCATCAGCTAAAGAATTTATTGGAAGCAATGGTCTCCATGCATAACGTGAAGACTCTGGATACAAAACATCTTCCTCCAGAACTATTCGAAACAGGATATAAACAGAACGATAATCTTACCGTTCGCACTGGAATTCCTCTCAGAGATTATGAAAGAGAAATTATCAGACGCAATTTGATCTTGGTAAATGGGAACAGAGAGAAGGCTGCGAGAATATTAGGGATTTCTGAAAGAACGATTTACAGAAAGATTACCGAGTTCGAATTGTTCGATTCCGAGGATGGAAAAAATCTTCCATCTTCCTGA
- a CDS encoding DNA polymerase III subunit delta, with amino-acid sequence MISVADTKVSNSYENLIDFLHKTKPSLESLPQVLFVVSQDSYEFGVVSDLYKTAYKKSADPYEIVVFVAEPGDLENFQNEAGNLDMFAAQKLFIIKSGVTFFKPWLGKTKSKTSPKSFSVPETVRILIHYDHWDLPKELVSIFGDKVSHFKSSKIFPDKRKEAFLRASKEVEVKLDEEAEEEFLLKVNPSAGAYLKNLEKLKLYLGKKSFNLADLKEVLFQSSEFSSSEIVDYFFEKDYGRFSREFSKFKIGKDSLLIFLSLVKDHLDKLRIYKIILRMYDKVLSEKEQSDLLGIGAYSPARKNHTFKRLRKESSAFNDLEIKELYEFLLEMNQKIKTGSEKEETVYYFFRKMEDFFHPRNRTIRTR; translated from the coding sequence ATGATTTCCGTGGCCGATACCAAAGTTTCGAATTCTTACGAGAATCTGATCGATTTTCTGCACAAGACTAAGCCCAGCCTAGAATCCTTGCCCCAGGTTCTATTTGTGGTCTCTCAGGATTCTTATGAATTCGGTGTAGTTAGTGACCTATACAAAACAGCTTATAAAAAAAGTGCTGATCCTTATGAGATCGTAGTATTCGTTGCTGAGCCGGGAGATCTGGAAAATTTTCAGAACGAAGCTGGGAACCTGGACATGTTCGCTGCCCAGAAATTATTTATCATCAAGTCAGGCGTTACATTCTTCAAACCTTGGTTGGGAAAAACAAAATCCAAAACTTCACCTAAATCTTTTTCAGTTCCAGAGACGGTAAGGATTCTTATTCATTATGATCATTGGGATCTTCCTAAAGAATTGGTTTCCATATTCGGAGACAAGGTTTCTCATTTTAAATCTTCAAAAATATTTCCGGATAAAAGAAAGGAAGCCTTCTTAAGAGCCTCCAAAGAAGTAGAAGTCAAATTAGACGAAGAAGCAGAAGAAGAATTTTTGCTCAAAGTAAATCCTAGTGCTGGGGCTTACTTAAAGAATCTTGAGAAACTGAAATTATACTTAGGTAAAAAAAGTTTCAATCTTGCCGACTTAAAAGAAGTATTATTCCAAAGTTCAGAATTCAGTTCTTCCGAAATTGTGGATTATTTTTTCGAAAAGGATTATGGAAGATTTTCCAGGGAATTTTCAAAATTCAAAATAGGGAAGGACTCGCTTCTTATTTTTCTTTCCCTTGTAAAAGACCATTTAGATAAATTAAGGATTTATAAAATCATTCTAAGAATGTATGATAAGGTCCTAAGTGAAAAGGAACAATCAGACCTGCTTGGGATAGGTGCTTATTCTCCCGCTAGAAAAAATCACACTTTCAAAAGACTCAGAAAAGAAAGTTCTGCATTTAACGATCTGGAAATCAAAGAACTATACGAGTTCTTATTGGAAATGAACCAAAAGATAAAAACAGGGTCCGAAAAAGAAGAAACTGTGTATTATTTCTTCAGGAAGATGGAAGATTTTTTCCATCCTCGGAATCGAACAATTCGAACTCGGTAA
- a CDS encoding Maf family protein: MLILRSQSPRRKEILQSLGLHFKILPLPIDETSLHQETPVRYLERITLAKLGAKPDDPEEVILASDTIVVFQNKILQKPADESEAFSMISELSGKTHQVYSGLGIMTKNEKIFDYDVSEVEFYSWNKSEILEYIKICKPYDKAGSYGIQDPNSPAKKFQGSYSNILGFPIRKFFLYHTIWSRFL, encoded by the coding sequence ATGCTTATTCTGAGATCCCAATCTCCCAGAAGAAAAGAGATCTTACAGTCCTTAGGGTTACATTTCAAAATCCTACCTTTGCCCATAGACGAAACTAGTCTACACCAAGAAACACCTGTTCGTTATTTGGAAAGAATCACTCTAGCAAAACTTGGAGCTAAGCCGGACGATCCGGAAGAAGTGATCTTAGCCTCAGACACAATCGTTGTTTTTCAAAATAAGATACTGCAAAAACCTGCGGATGAATCAGAAGCATTTTCCATGATCTCAGAACTTTCTGGAAAAACACATCAAGTGTATTCGGGGTTAGGTATAATGACTAAGAACGAAAAAATTTTCGATTACGATGTTTCAGAAGTGGAATTCTATTCTTGGAACAAATCTGAAATTTTAGAATATATTAAAATTTGCAAACCGTACGATAAGGCGGGATCTTACGGTATTCAAGATCCGAATTCACCTGCTAAAAAATTTCAAGGATCATATTCGAATATCCTAGGATTTCCGATCCGTAAATTTTTCTTATACCATACTATTTGGAGCAGGTTTCTCTGA
- a CDS encoding SDR family NAD(P)-dependent oxidoreductase: protein MKNVFDLTGKSVLVTGATRGIGRQIAQGFLDAGAAVYGTGSSAESIKRLDGSGIEAFAADIRQPGAMDSIIETLSKKHGKLDVLVNNAGVATNLPAGFFKEEDIQNVTQTNFVGVFRASQAYYKIHKKKGGNIINIASVLGMVGTKFASVYCGTKGAVINMTKALAVEWAGSGYRVNAICPGFIDTDMTEMIKERPEVLEQMKARIPMSRLGRPEDLAGAAVFLASDAAAYVTGQTIVVDGGVTSGI, encoded by the coding sequence TTGAAAAACGTATTCGATTTAACAGGTAAATCAGTATTAGTAACAGGAGCAACTAGGGGGATCGGAAGACAGATCGCTCAGGGATTTTTGGACGCAGGTGCAGCAGTTTATGGAACTGGATCTTCTGCGGAGTCCATCAAACGTTTAGATGGATCAGGCATCGAAGCATTCGCAGCAGATATTCGCCAACCAGGGGCAATGGATTCTATCATTGAAACATTGAGTAAAAAACACGGCAAGTTGGACGTGCTTGTAAATAATGCAGGTGTAGCTACCAATCTACCTGCCGGCTTTTTTAAAGAAGAAGACATACAAAACGTGACACAAACTAATTTTGTGGGAGTGTTTCGTGCGAGTCAGGCATACTATAAAATACATAAGAAAAAAGGCGGGAACATTATCAATATCGCCTCAGTCTTAGGTATGGTCGGCACTAAGTTTGCTTCCGTCTATTGCGGAACAAAAGGTGCGGTAATCAATATGACCAAGGCCCTCGCGGTTGAATGGGCAGGTTCTGGATACAGAGTGAACGCGATCTGTCCTGGATTTATAGATACGGACATGACGGAGATGATCAAAGAAAGACCTGAAGTATTGGAACAAATGAAAGCAAGGATCCCAATGTCTAGATTAGGTAGACCGGAAGATCTTGCTGGAGCAGCAGTTTTTTTAGCTTCCGATGCAGCGGCTTATGTTACTGGTCAAACCATCGTCGTGGACGGAGGTGTTACTTCCGGTATATGA